A genomic stretch from Anaerolinea thermophila UNI-1 includes:
- a CDS encoding transporter substrate-binding domain-containing protein, with translation MKRLSIWMFLVLVFGLVLSACAPSSGSSAGETSQESQGNAQTGCLGSADTALVDLQCRKITVAVENAYMPFNYILVATGEPGGWDYDALREICTRLHCEPVFVEAAWDGMIQAVADKQYDMAADGITITEDRKQIVDFSIGYISINQRLLVRKGETRFASIEEFAANEALVLGTQINTTNYETAKKYLPESRIKGFEQFAFAVQALISGDVDAVIIDETAGQGYRGENAEKLELIGPSISSDELGFIFPKGSDLVEPFNKAIEAMKADGTLDRLNQKYFGPDFKLTESDVK, from the coding sequence ATGAAACGCTTGTCTATTTGGATGTTCCTGGTGCTGGTGTTTGGGTTGGTGCTCTCGGCTTGCGCTCCATCGAGCGGTTCTTCAGCTGGGGAAACATCGCAAGAGTCTCAAGGAAACGCGCAAACGGGCTGTCTAGGTTCTGCAGATACTGCGCTGGTAGATTTACAGTGCCGAAAAATCACTGTGGCGGTTGAAAATGCCTATATGCCTTTCAACTATATCCTGGTGGCTACAGGAGAGCCCGGAGGGTGGGATTACGATGCCTTGCGGGAAATTTGCACCCGCTTGCATTGTGAGCCTGTCTTTGTGGAAGCCGCTTGGGATGGCATGATTCAGGCGGTTGCCGATAAACAATACGACATGGCGGCAGATGGCATCACCATCACCGAGGATCGTAAACAAATTGTAGATTTCTCCATTGGCTATATCAGCATCAATCAGCGTTTGCTGGTACGCAAAGGAGAAACTCGCTTTGCCTCTATTGAAGAGTTTGCCGCAAATGAGGCGCTGGTGCTGGGCACTCAAATTAACACCACGAATTACGAAACTGCCAAAAAATATCTTCCCGAATCACGCATCAAAGGGTTTGAGCAATTCGCTTTTGCAGTACAGGCTTTGATTTCCGGTGATGTGGACGCGGTGATCATTGATGAAACTGCCGGGCAGGGGTATCGGGGGGAAAACGCCGAGAAACTCGAACTGATTGGACCTTCCATTTCCAGCGATGAATTGGGTTTCATCTTTCCTAAAGGAAGCGATCTGGTTGAACCGTTCAATAAAGCCATCGAAGCCATGAAAGCCGATGGTACGCTGGATCGCTTAAATCAGAAATATTTTGGCCCCGATTTCAAACTCACCGAGTCAGATGTGAAATAA